The nucleotide sequence ATTGGTATAGCCATGAACTGACCCTTCCACATACAGATCATGAATATTCAGATTCCCGCCACCATCAGAGCGGTTGTTGATAATATTCACAATTATCGGAGTGGCCGAAACAAGGCCCGGAATCATGCTGGTAAGGTCAAATTCATGTGCGCCGCTTTGGTACTGTTCGGGGGAGTTCCATATATTTTCCGTTCCGGTTGCGCCATAGGTTACTCTCAATGTTCTTCCACCGGTAGCATACCAGCGTATTTTCAGCACGTCAAGAGATTTCAGTTCCAGCCTCATGACACCATC is from Fibrobacter sp. and encodes:
- a CDS encoding T9SS type A sorting domain-containing protein, with the translated sequence MRLELKSLDVLKIRWYATGGRTLRVTYGATGTENIWNSPEQYQSGAHEFDLTSMIPGLVSATPIIVNIINNRSDGGGNLNIHDLYVEGSVHGYTNIGSIDMRQLRNSSFSFKVTGNSLVLTGNNSKQSAVIMDVLGKTVLASNSRRINISSLNNGIYILKIGNFTGRFIKK